The Miscanthus floridulus cultivar M001 chromosome 7, ASM1932011v1, whole genome shotgun sequence genome includes a region encoding these proteins:
- the LOC136462584 gene encoding putative HVA22-like protein g — translation MIGSFITGVLTLVLGYAYPAYDCYKTVELNRPEVEQLRFWCQYWILLAFLTVLERVGESFVSWLPMYSEAKLAFIVYLWYPKTRGTAYVYESFFKPYIAKHETEIDRNLLELRTRAGDMAVLYFQRVVNYAQTRSDEILQYIASQSQTQRSRPQAQQQQQRPPPPRTRQVNPAPPPVPAPSAPPMPPQPAQAQVPPTPPRPPVPVAPPGAVPPAQPQPAPAPEAAATKGPQDTEAMQVDPPRPSVNGAPPPLPPVETLIEEAIQLTRGRLRRRLAGGSGLPLN, via the exons atgattggttcattcattaCCGGAGTGCTAAC GCTTGTTCTCGGATACGCGTACCCAGCCTACGACTGCTACAAGACGGTGGAGCTGAACAGGCCTGAGGTCGAGCAGCTGCGGTTCTGGTGTCAGTACTG GATTTTACTCGCGTTTCTCACCGTACTGGAGAGAGTTGGGGAAAGTTTTGTATCATG GTTGCCAATGTACAGTGAAGCAAAGCTGGCATTTATCGTGTACTTGTGGTATCCAAAGACACGG GGGACTGCCTATGTATATGAGTCATTCTTCAAGCCATACATTGCAAAACATGAAACTGAGATTGATCGGAATCTGCTTGAGTTGAGGACAAGAGCTGGTGACATGGCAGTTCTTTACTTCCAGAGGGTTGTAAACTATGCTCAGACAAGGTCCGATGAAATTTTGCAGTATATTGCCTCACAGTCACAGACTCAAAGATCTCGCCCTCAG gcacagcaacagcagcagcggcCACCACCGCCACGGACTCGGCAAGTGAACCCTGCACCTCCACCTGTTCCCGCACCATCCGCGCCTCCGATGCCACCACAGCCTGCCCAAGCCCAAGTTCCTCCCACTCCACCAAGGCCCCCAGTTCCAGTGGCCCCTCCTGGTGCAGTGCCTCCTGCCCAGCCACAGCCAGCACCTGCTCCTGAAGCCGCTGCTACCAAAGGTCCTCAGGACACTGAAGCCATGCAAGTCGACCCACCCCGTCCGTCAGTGAACGGCGCACCGCCACCACTACCACCTGTGGAGACGCTCATCGAGGAGGCGATCCAGCTGACGCGGGGccggctcaggaggcgcttggcTGGAGGATCTGGACTACCGCTGAATTAG